A window of Castanea sativa cultivar Marrone di Chiusa Pesio chromosome 1, ASM4071231v1 contains these coding sequences:
- the LOC142637490 gene encoding uncharacterized protein LOC142637490 yields MKFKKVFRVECDASVVGIGTVLSQDNRPVAFFNEKICKARSKWSVYELEFFAMALKHINSQASISQMHARRVAYIQRFHFTLKHKSSVTNKVADALNKRASLLTTLHSKVVGFDCLKELYENDEDLGDILVKC; encoded by the exons ATGAAATTTAAGAAAGTGTTTCGGGTGGAGTGTGATGCATCTGTGGTTGGGATAGGCACTGTTCTTTCCCAAGACAACAGGCCAGTAGCATTCTTCAATGAGAAAATTTGTAAAGCTCGGAGTAAATGGTCGGTCTATGAGTTGGAGTTCTTTGCTATG GCATTGAAGCACATCAATAGCCAAGCTAGCATTAGCCAAATGCATGCTAGGCGGGTAGCTTATATACAACGCTTCCATTTCACATTGAAGCACAAGTCTAGTGTCACTAATAAGGTGGCAGATGCACTCAACAAACGAGCATCTTTGTTGACCACATTACATAGTAAAGTTGTAGGATTTGATTGCCTCAAGGAGCTGTACGAGAATGATGAGGATCTTGGTGATATTTTGGTTAAGTGTTAA
- the LOC142643518 gene encoding patatin-like protein 2, producing MKRRHIKSHNPLFLTSLKVHSFSKALKSSLSLLTCIFIPMGSTNVPLQPPTYGNLITVLSIDGGGIRGVIPGTILSFLESELQKLDGEDARIADYFDVISGTSTGGLVTAMLAAPDENNRPVFAAKDIKDFYLNHCPHIFPQNCCPVFPHLTKIIKALAGPKYDGKYLHNLVREKLGHTKLQQTLTNVVIPTFDIKTLHPTIFSSYEVKNNPSMNALLSDICIATSAAPTYLPTYYFEIVDPKGNVREFNLTDGGVAANNPALLAIGEVTKQILRGSSDFFPIKPMDYERFLVISLGTGSKKAEGKYTAHQAAKWGLLDWLTSGGSTPIIDVFSHASADMVDVHLSVLFQALHFEKNYLRIQDDCLVGTITSVDVATKQNMDDLVKVGEELLKKPVARVNLETGVYETSNHETNEAALIRFAKLLSQERHLRHARSPVGHAHQVTSTHKTNGLSRLSI from the exons ATGAAAAGAAGACATATCAAGTCACATAATCCTCTCTTTTTAACTTCCTTAAAAGTTCATAGTTTCTCTAAAGCTCttaaatcctctctctctctccttaccTGCATCTTTATCCCAATGGGCTCAACAAATGTACCCCTACAACCTCCAACTTATGGAAACCTAATCACTGTTCTCAGCATTGATGGTGGTGGAATTAGAGGGGTTATCCCAGGAACTATCCTTAGTTTTTTAGAATCTGAACTTCAG AAACTGGATGGTGAAGATGCAAGAATAGCAGATTATTTTGATGTTATCTCGGGAACAAGCACAGGTGGTCTTGTCACTGCCATGCTAGCTGCTCCAGATGAAAATAACCGACCTGTCTTTGCTGCCAAGGATATCAAGGATTTCTACCTAAACCACTGCCCTCATATCTTCCCACAGAACTg TTGTCCAGTATTTCCTCATCTTACAAAGATTATCAAAGCTCTAGCTGGACCAAAGTATGATGGGAAATATCTGCATAACCTTGTTAGGGAAAAACTAGGACATACAAAATTGCAACAGACATTGACTAATGTTGTTATTCCAACATTTGACATCAAAACACTCCATCCAACCATTTTTTCTAGCTATGAG GTAAAGAACAACCCAAGCATGAATGCCTTACTCTCAGATATTTGCATAGCAACCTCAGCTGCTCCAACTTATCTTCCAACTTATTACTTCGAAATTGTAGACCCCAAGGGAAATGTGAGAGAATTTAACCTTACAGATGGTGGTGTTGCTGCTAATAATCCG GCTTTACTTGCCATTGGTGAAGTGACAAAGCAGATCCTTCGAGGAAGTTCTGACTTCTTTCCAATAAAACCAATGGACTATGAAAGGTTTCTGGTGATATCATTAGGAACTGGCTCAAAAAAAGCCGAAGGAAAATACACGGCACACCAGGCAGCTAAGTGGGGCTTGCTAGACTGGTTAACAAGTGGTGGTTCCACTCCAATTATTGATGTATTTTCTCACGCAAGTGCAGACATGGTTGATGTCCACCTCTCTGTGCTTTTTCAAGCCCttcattttgagaaaaattaccTGCGGATTCAG GACGATTGCTTGGTTGGGACGATAACTTCTGTGGACGTGGccacaaaacaaaatatggaTGATCTCGTGAAAGTTGGTGAAGAGTTGCTAAAGAAACCAGTTGCTAGGGTGAACTTGGAGACAGGAGTTTATGAGACTTCTAACCATGAAACTAATGAAGCTGCCCTCATAAg GTTTGCAAAATTACTCTCCCAAGAGAGGCACCTTCGCCATGCAAGGTCCCCCGTTGGACATGCTCATCAAGTTACCAGTACTCACAAAACAAATGGTCTTAGTAGACTAAGCATATAA